The genomic region GTGCCGGTGAGCGGCCGCGTGCCCGATTCCGGCACGGTGGACTTGCCACTTTACGGACGCATCGAGCCGCTCAAGGAAATCCCGGCGGTGGGGCGTTATTCCGACCTGCTCAAAGTGACGGTGACATGGTAAGCCGCGCCCTGGCCTGCATCGCGCTGGGCGGCCTGTTGCTGCTGGCCGAGGACGCCCAGGCGGCGGTGGCCGGGCAGATTCACGCACGGCTGGTGATCACTGCCAGTTGTCAGGTGAGCAAGGGCACCGCCAGTGCGCCAGTGAGCCCGGATGGCGGCTCGGCCTTGCTGGATTTCGGCAGCCACGGACCCACCTGGGACAAGGGCCTGGGCGCCGGCATCAGCGATGGCGACAAGGCGGCGCTGGCGGTGTCCTGCAACCCGTCGGTGGTGAGCAGTTTCACCGTGACCATCGACGGCGGCGCCCATGGTGACGGCGTCACCCGGCGCTTGAGCAATGGCCGGCAAACCATACCGTATCGGCTGTCGGCCGACCCCGCAGGCCGGAGCACTTACAGCATCGGCCAGCAACGCAATTTCGTCGTGACCAAGGGCGCACAGGTACCGATCCCGGTATTCGGCTCGGTGGTGGCGAATACCAGGGCCTTACCGGCCGGCATCTACACAGACACCCTGACGGTGACTCTGGATTGGTAAAACATGAGGATGGACATCATGCATGCACTTGTATCGAAAGCAGTTTTTCCATTGGTGGCGCTGGTGTGGGTATCGGGCATCCAGGCAGCCACCACCGTGACCGGGCAGATCAGCTCCACGCTGATCCTGACCAACAGCTGCCTGGTCAACGGGGTGGGCGGTACCACCGGTTTGAACTTCGGTACGATCAATTTCGGCACCACCAACAGCCAGTTCACCACCCAGTCCGGCCAAGTGCTGGGCGGCGGCGGGGGCGCACTGTCGATCCAGTGTTCTTCGGGCACCTCGCCGGTGATCACCGTGGGCGCCGGGTCCCATGACGGCCAGTCCACCGGCGGCACCCGGGCGCTGTATGACGGCGTGGCCAATTATGTGCCGTATGACTTTTACACCGACTCCGGGCATTCAACGCTCCTGGCCATCAACGGCACCATCAACGTGGGCGCGAGCACGGGCGTTGCGCAAACCGTGAATATCTACGGCCAGGCCGTGGGCAAGGCGGGACTGCCGGCGGGTACCTATACCGATACGGTGTCCGTGCAACTGACGTTCTAATGCCATGAAACGGGCCTGCTGGGCGGCGCTGGCGGTCATTACGGGTTGGGGAATGCCGTTGTCGTTGCTGGCCGTGACCAGCCAGACCATCCAGGTCAGCGCGACGATTGCCGCAGGCTGCCTGGTGGTGGGCGGTGGCACGAATTACGGCAGCCTGGCGTTCGGCAGCTACTCATCGTTGTCCACCAGCACGGTGTCGGTGGCGCTGAGCGGCGGGGTGACGCTGCAGTGCACGCCGGGAGTCACCTTGAACATGACCGTGGATGGTGGTTTGCACAACGTCAGTGGGCGGCACATGCAGCTCAATAGCGGCAGTGCCCAAGTGGCGTATCAGCTGTTTCGGGACGCGGCGTTCAGTCAGAGCCTGGGGATCAGCCAAAGCGTCAGCGTGGCCTATAGCAACGCAAACAATATAACCCTGCCGATTTACGGCCGGGTGGTGTTACCGGGTAACCAGCCTGGGGGGACGTACAGCGACGTGCTGCAGGTGCAGCTGTCCTGGTAAGGCGATTGGCATGAGGAGTGGACTCTATGTTTGCAGCTTCCCGGTGGTATTGGGTTGCGGGTGTTATTGGCTTGGCGGCGTTGGGCGCGGGGCAGGCCCAGGCGGCCAG from Pseudomonas yamanorum harbors:
- a CDS encoding Csu type fimbrial protein, translating into MHALVSKAVFPLVALVWVSGIQAATTVTGQISSTLILTNSCLVNGVGGTTGLNFGTINFGTTNSQFTTQSGQVLGGGGGALSIQCSSGTSPVITVGAGSHDGQSTGGTRALYDGVANYVPYDFYTDSGHSTLLAINGTINVGASTGVAQTVNIYGQAVGKAGLPAGTYTDTVSVQLTF
- a CDS encoding Csu type fimbrial protein, whose translation is MKRACWAALAVITGWGMPLSLLAVTSQTIQVSATIAAGCLVVGGGTNYGSLAFGSYSSLSTSTVSVALSGGVTLQCTPGVTLNMTVDGGLHNVSGRHMQLNSGSAQVAYQLFRDAAFSQSLGISQSVSVAYSNANNITLPIYGRVVLPGNQPGGTYSDVLQVQLSW
- a CDS encoding Csu type fimbrial protein, which produces MVSRALACIALGGLLLLAEDAQAAVAGQIHARLVITASCQVSKGTASAPVSPDGGSALLDFGSHGPTWDKGLGAGISDGDKAALAVSCNPSVVSSFTVTIDGGAHGDGVTRRLSNGRQTIPYRLSADPAGRSTYSIGQQRNFVVTKGAQVPIPVFGSVVANTRALPAGIYTDTLTVTLDW